In a single window of the Rhodothermales bacterium genome:
- a CDS encoding AI-2E family transporter produces the protein MADRSTPRPSDPRSSARPGVALADVPALDVRRALVTGALFLVMLSLFLWMVHEMLVAGLLGGILAAYLRPVHRWVAERTGREALAAVVTLVLLIVPALALLVYGYLEIRDAAEYLAAHTAEVAAEISAAVQRLPFVGNVEAQASIERGLARAAELATGMPAGVQDVLSEFAVDTSVFLFTAFYVLTGADTIVAYLRGKVPPRYAALAERMETHVQGVLYGAVYGTLLTQTMKAALVLALNLVFGVPLPVVLALLAFVIGFFPVVGSWTIYLPAAGYLLVFQDAPWEALAMLVLGLGISTVFLSLIVRPKLAAEKSYVLNFYWMFVGLVAGVYTFGVPGIVLGPIVVGLLKAVLDTITTDLDWLDNGEDEGPDAEVLPEEEVRKESPPEG, from the coding sequence ATGGCCGACCGCTCGACCCCTCGTCCCTCGGACCCTCGCTCCTCGGCCCGCCCCGGCGTCGCCCTCGCCGACGTGCCCGCGCTCGACGTCCGCCGCGCGCTCGTGACGGGCGCGCTGTTCCTCGTCATGCTGAGCCTGTTTCTGTGGATGGTGCACGAGATGCTGGTGGCAGGCTTGCTCGGGGGGATCCTCGCGGCGTACCTCCGGCCGGTGCACCGGTGGGTCGCGGAGCGGACGGGGCGGGAGGCGCTGGCGGCCGTCGTGACGCTCGTGCTGCTGATCGTGCCGGCGCTCGCGCTCCTCGTCTACGGCTACCTCGAAATCCGCGACGCCGCCGAATACCTCGCCGCGCACACGGCGGAGGTCGCCGCCGAGATCAGCGCAGCGGTGCAGCGGCTCCCGTTCGTCGGCAACGTCGAGGCGCAGGCGTCGATCGAGCGCGGGCTCGCGCGGGCAGCCGAGCTCGCGACGGGGATGCCGGCGGGCGTGCAGGACGTGCTCTCCGAGTTCGCCGTCGACACGTCGGTCTTTCTGTTTACGGCGTTCTACGTCCTCACTGGGGCGGACACGATCGTGGCGTATCTCCGGGGGAAGGTGCCGCCGCGCTACGCCGCGCTCGCCGAGCGGATGGAGACACACGTGCAGGGCGTGCTCTACGGCGCCGTCTACGGCACGCTCCTCACGCAGACGATGAAGGCCGCGCTCGTGCTCGCGCTCAACCTCGTCTTCGGTGTGCCGCTGCCCGTCGTGCTCGCGCTCCTCGCCTTCGTGATCGGGTTCTTCCCCGTCGTCGGCTCGTGGACGATCTACCTCCCGGCGGCGGGCTACCTCCTCGTCTTTCAGGACGCGCCGTGGGAGGCGCTCGCGATGCTCGTGCTCGGGCTCGGGATCAGCACCGTCTTCCTCTCGCTCATCGTCCGCCCGAAGCTGGCCGCCGAGAAGTCGTACGTCCTCAACTTCTACTGGATGTTCGTCGGGCTCGTGGCGGGCGTCTACACGTTCGGCGTGCCGGGCATCGTGCTCGGCCCCATCGTCGTGGGCCTGCTCAAAGCCGTCCTCGACACGATCACGACCGACCTCGACTGGCTCGACAATGGGGAGGACGAGGGGCCGGACGCCGAGGTGCTGCCCGAGGAGGAGGTGCGGAAGGAGAGCCCGCCGGAGGGGTGA
- a CDS encoding DNA-formamidopyrimidine glycosylase family protein codes for MAEGHAVIRWKRRLDPIVDEPLRDIKMPKRWGERPQSLLGERIADIETHGKHLLINLSTGETLHCHGAQYGSWQVGERPLDLRKEEKHVRLRLASDAHEAVFFHGPTVELLTPEERAMHERLNSLGPDVMAGTPEHSTFDRDEAARRVAAEGEKPIGPVVLDQRVMAGVGNIYKSEGLFLAGIDPRRPASSVSREELDRFWDAVIPLMWEGTETWGRTKTTPLELRERGIPRWVYQRKGKPCVTCATPVELVRLPPYDRATYLCPRCQA; via the coding sequence ATGGCTGAAGGCCACGCCGTGATCCGGTGGAAGCGCCGCCTCGACCCCATCGTCGACGAGCCGCTCCGTGACATCAAAATGCCGAAGCGGTGGGGCGAGCGGCCGCAGTCGCTCCTCGGCGAGCGGATCGCCGACATCGAAACGCACGGGAAACACCTGCTGATCAACCTCTCGACGGGGGAGACGCTGCACTGCCACGGCGCGCAATACGGCTCGTGGCAGGTCGGCGAGCGCCCGCTCGACCTGCGGAAAGAGGAGAAGCACGTCCGCCTCCGCCTCGCCAGCGACGCGCACGAAGCCGTGTTCTTCCACGGCCCGACCGTCGAGCTGCTGACGCCGGAGGAACGGGCGATGCACGAGCGGCTCAACAGCCTCGGCCCCGACGTGATGGCTGGTACGCCGGAGCACTCCACGTTCGACCGCGACGAGGCCGCGCGCCGCGTCGCCGCCGAGGGCGAGAAGCCGATCGGGCCGGTCGTGCTCGATCAGCGGGTGATGGCGGGCGTCGGCAACATCTACAAATCGGAGGGCCTCTTCCTCGCCGGGATCGACCCGCGCCGGCCGGCTTCGTCCGTGTCGCGCGAAGAACTCGACCGGTTCTGGGACGCCGTGATCCCGCTGATGTGGGAGGGGACGGAGACGTGGGGGCGGACGAAAACGACGCCGCTGGAGCTCCGCGAGCGCGGCATCCCGCGGTGGGTGTACCAGCGGAAGGGGAAGCCGTGCGTCACGTGCGCTACCCCAGTCGAGCTCGTCCGCCTGCCGCCGTACGATCGGGCGACGTACCTCTGCCCACGTTGCCAAGCGTGA
- a CDS encoding glycosyltransferase family 1 protein, with protein MLLPYHAAATSGDSAALPLRVALFTGNYNHIADGVSLTLNRLVAFLEAYGVEVLVFGPTVDEPPMSHAGTLVPLPSVPAPGRPEYRLTTRFPRSVQRKLEAFNPTLVHLATPDFAGFRALKWAKKRGIPVVASYHTHFSSYLKYYSISALEGVFWEYARWFYGQCEHVYVPSRSMAAVLRSHEISDDLRLWERGVDTDRFHPRRRDPAWRRALGVSDDEVLVTFVGRLVWEKGLHVFADVAEGLAAQGLPVRPLIVGHGPARADLEARLPGTLFAGHLGGGDLPRAYASSDIFLFPSDTETFGNVTLEAMASGLPTVCADATGSSELVQHGRTGYLAPPNSSAAFLDATARLVRDPELRTRMGEHALDRAEHYGWAAVLERLLSYYHEVLAQHDTPPVPSGVEPAPLPTVVPAIS; from the coding sequence ATGCTCCTCCCTTACCACGCAGCAGCGACGAGCGGCGACAGCGCCGCTCTACCGCTCCGCGTCGCCCTCTTCACCGGCAACTACAACCACATCGCCGACGGCGTCTCGCTGACGCTGAATCGGCTCGTGGCGTTTCTGGAGGCCTACGGCGTGGAGGTGCTCGTCTTCGGGCCGACCGTGGATGAGCCGCCCATGAGCCACGCGGGCACGCTCGTCCCCCTCCCGTCGGTGCCGGCGCCGGGGCGGCCGGAGTACCGGCTCACGACGCGCTTTCCGCGCTCGGTGCAGCGGAAGCTGGAGGCGTTCAACCCCACGCTCGTCCACCTCGCCACGCCGGACTTCGCGGGCTTCCGCGCGCTGAAGTGGGCGAAGAAGCGCGGCATCCCCGTCGTCGCCTCATACCACACCCACTTCTCGTCGTACCTCAAGTACTACAGCATATCGGCGCTGGAGGGGGTGTTCTGGGAGTACGCCCGCTGGTTCTACGGCCAGTGCGAGCACGTCTACGTCCCGAGCCGCTCGATGGCCGCCGTCCTCCGCAGCCACGAGATCTCCGACGACCTCCGGCTGTGGGAGCGCGGCGTCGACACCGACCGTTTCCACCCCCGCCGCCGCGACCCCGCGTGGCGCCGCGCCCTCGGCGTCTCCGACGACGAGGTGCTCGTGACGTTCGTCGGCCGCCTGGTGTGGGAGAAGGGGCTCCACGTCTTCGCCGACGTGGCCGAGGGGCTGGCCGCGCAGGGGCTCCCCGTGCGCCCGCTCATCGTCGGCCACGGCCCGGCCCGCGCCGACCTCGAGGCGCGGCTCCCCGGCACGCTCTTCGCCGGCCACCTCGGCGGCGGCGACCTCCCCCGCGCGTATGCCTCGTCGGACATCTTCCTCTTCCCCTCGGACACGGAGACGTTCGGGAACGTGACGCTCGAAGCGATGGCCTCCGGCCTCCCGACCGTCTGCGCCGACGCGACGGGCTCGAGCGAGCTCGTGCAGCACGGGCGCACGGGCTACCTCGCCCCGCCCAACAGCTCCGCCGCGTTCCTCGACGCCACGGCCCGGCTCGTCCGCGACCCCGAGCTCCGCACGCGGATGGGCGAGCACGCCCTCGACCGCGCCGAGCACTACGGCTGGGCGGCCGTCTTGGAACGGCTGCTCTCGTACTACCACGAGGTCCTCGCCCAGCACGACACCCCGCCCGTGCCGAGTGGCGTCGAGCCTGCGCCCCTGCCTACCGTAGTCCCCGCGATCTCCTGA
- a CDS encoding TonB-dependent receptor — translation MRSTLLFVLVLAALPAAHAQTLTGRVADPGGAPLPGVNVAVPALDRGTITDASGQFALPALPADTLTVLFSFVGYERAERVVDLTAGDAALDVVLRETIEALEAVTVREDRAREALARAPQSVAVLEAEELDALRGQTLGQTLKRLPGVTTLSTGPSIQKPVIRGLHSDRVIVVNDGIPQEGQQWGAEHAPEIDPFSGARIEVVRGAAGVEYGAGAIGGVVRIEDEALPVEPGWGGQATVNAFSSSAQAAGSLELEGSPTAVPGLGVRVQGSLRRAGDTRTPDYVLGNTAFFERSAEVAVGYTRGAVELEAHASHFGTDLGVYRGAHFNTFEALDAVFEAGRPPVEYAFDYAIDAPKQEIAHDIVALRGRVDLGEGARAEVQYGFQQNRRKEFDADRIGGRDPLARPAFDLELLTHTLDTKVQTRTGRAFGGDAFGVVGLSGMTQGNRSAIGYLIPNFRSYTGGAWARGTWARGPLTLETGGRLDGHWQRAYPRAAGDRGDFVETTRTWTGASGAVGAIWAFAPTWSLAANGSAAWRPPSVNELYSYGIHHGTAQFEIGTPGLGPETSLGLDATLRHATNRTSFELSAYATRIVDYLYLDPTGEIVVTVRGVFPEFRHAQTDARLLGFDGAASHALGRFRFGATAAVVHGTDTDADQPLLQMPADRLGLSAAYRLPAFGAVRGAEVEFGATLVRRQDRYPTQTSAEGEVVPVDYRPPPDGYALFRVGVEGALALAGTPVRFSLTVENLLDTAYRDYLSRYRYFAHDPGRNVVLRLQVPLGGS, via the coding sequence ATGCGGAGTACCCTGCTTTTTGTTCTCGTTCTCGCCGCGCTCCCCGCGGCGCACGCCCAAACGCTCACCGGCCGCGTCGCGGACCCCGGCGGCGCACCGCTGCCCGGCGTCAACGTCGCCGTCCCGGCGCTCGACCGGGGGACGATCACGGACGCGAGCGGACAGTTCGCGCTCCCCGCTTTGCCAGCCGATACGCTCACGGTCCTGTTCAGCTTCGTCGGCTACGAGCGGGCGGAGCGGGTGGTCGACCTGACGGCGGGCGACGCTGCGCTCGACGTCGTGCTGCGCGAGACCATCGAGGCGCTGGAGGCCGTGACGGTGCGGGAGGACCGGGCGCGCGAAGCCCTCGCCCGGGCACCGCAGTCCGTCGCCGTGCTCGAAGCCGAGGAGCTAGACGCCCTGCGCGGGCAAACGCTCGGGCAGACGCTCAAACGGCTGCCGGGCGTTACGACGCTTTCGACCGGCCCAAGCATCCAAAAACCCGTGATTCGCGGACTCCACTCCGACCGCGTAATCGTCGTCAACGATGGGATCCCGCAGGAGGGGCAGCAGTGGGGCGCCGAGCACGCTCCCGAGATCGACCCGTTCTCAGGCGCGCGGATCGAGGTCGTGCGCGGGGCGGCGGGCGTCGAGTACGGCGCGGGCGCGATCGGCGGCGTCGTGCGGATCGAGGACGAGGCGCTGCCGGTCGAGCCGGGGTGGGGCGGGCAGGCGACCGTCAACGCGTTCTCGAGCAGCGCGCAGGCGGCGGGTTCGCTCGAACTCGAAGGCAGCCCGACGGCCGTGCCGGGGCTCGGCGTCCGCGTGCAGGGCAGCCTCCGCCGCGCGGGCGACACCCGGACGCCGGACTACGTCCTCGGCAACACGGCGTTCTTCGAGCGCAGCGCCGAGGTCGCCGTCGGCTACACGCGCGGGGCCGTCGAGCTCGAAGCCCACGCGAGCCACTTCGGGACCGACCTCGGGGTGTACCGCGGCGCGCACTTCAACACGTTCGAGGCGCTCGACGCCGTGTTCGAGGCCGGCCGGCCGCCGGTGGAGTACGCGTTCGATTACGCCATCGACGCGCCGAAGCAGGAGATCGCGCACGACATCGTCGCGCTCCGCGGCCGGGTCGATCTCGGCGAAGGCGCGCGCGCCGAGGTGCAGTACGGCTTCCAGCAGAACCGCCGCAAGGAGTTCGACGCCGACCGCATCGGCGGGCGCGACCCGCTGGCCCGGCCCGCATTCGACCTCGAACTCCTCACCCACACGCTCGACACGAAGGTGCAGACGCGGACGGGGCGTGCGTTCGGCGGCGATGCGTTCGGCGTCGTCGGGTTGAGCGGGATGACGCAGGGCAACCGGTCCGCGATCGGCTACCTCATCCCCAACTTCCGCTCGTACACCGGCGGGGCGTGGGCGCGCGGGACGTGGGCCCGCGGCCCGCTCACGCTCGAAACCGGCGGCCGGCTCGACGGGCACTGGCAGCGGGCGTATCCCCGCGCTGCCGGCGACCGCGGCGACTTCGTCGAGACGACGCGGACGTGGACGGGCGCCTCCGGCGCGGTCGGGGCGATCTGGGCGTTCGCGCCGACGTGGTCGCTCGCCGCGAACGGGTCGGCGGCGTGGCGCCCGCCGAGCGTGAACGAGCTCTACAGCTACGGCATCCACCACGGCACGGCGCAGTTCGAGATCGGCACGCCCGGTCTCGGCCCCGAGACGAGCCTCGGCCTCGATGCGACGCTGCGCCACGCGACGAATCGTACGTCCTTCGAGCTCAGCGCCTACGCAACGCGGATCGTCGACTACCTCTACCTCGACCCGACCGGCGAGATCGTCGTCACCGTGCGCGGCGTCTTCCCCGAGTTCCGCCACGCGCAGACCGACGCGCGCCTCCTCGGCTTCGACGGCGCGGCGAGCCACGCGCTCGGCCGGTTCCGATTCGGTGCGACGGCCGCCGTCGTTCACGGCACCGACACCGACGCCGATCAGCCGCTGCTTCAGATGCCCGCCGACCGGCTCGGGCTTTCGGCGGCGTATCGGCTGCCTGCATTCGGCGCGGTGCGCGGCGCGGAGGTCGAGTTTGGCGCGACGCTAGTGCGGCGGCAGGACCGCTACCCGACGCAGACGAGCGCCGAGGGCGAGGTCGTGCCTGTCGACTACCGCCCGCCGCCCGACGGCTACGCGCTCTTCCGCGTGGGCGTCGAGGGCGCGCTCGCGCTCGCGGGCACGCCCGTCCGCTTCTCCCTCACCGTTGAGAACCTCCTCGACACGGCGTACCGCGACTACCTCAGCCGGTATCGCTACTTCGCCCACGACCCCGGCCGCAACGTGGTCCTGCGCCTGCAGGTCCCGCTCGGCGGATCGTGA
- a CDS encoding phosphatase PAP2 family protein gives MSPISGWALAAGARTTWHRFREGADALPPGAWTRWLGTLALGTGLAVGVAVALVLIGQSQAEVWMAAWDEAALRRVVDGGPLSFNGGIWWESPGNSVVLIALLLAALVIAARARRPLLALSFPLAYLGSKLLTQTAWALWSRSRPDFVADGVASMGLHSYPSGHVVSVLGAYGLLAYLWSERSESTVERGVAVLLVLALASVVGLARLRLGAHWPSDVLAAFVLGSVWAVVLVVALRRGEAAPSPQPE, from the coding sequence ATGTCTCCGATTTCCGGCTGGGCGCTCGCGGCGGGCGCTCGCACGACGTGGCACCGTTTCCGCGAAGGCGCAGACGCGCTACCCCCCGGCGCGTGGACGCGCTGGCTCGGCACGCTCGCGCTCGGGACGGGGCTGGCCGTCGGCGTGGCCGTGGCGCTCGTGCTGATCGGGCAGAGTCAGGCGGAGGTGTGGATGGCGGCGTGGGACGAGGCCGCGCTGCGCCGGGTCGTGGACGGCGGGCCGCTGTCGTTCAACGGGGGCATCTGGTGGGAGAGCCCCGGCAACTCCGTCGTCCTCATCGCGCTCCTCCTCGCTGCGCTCGTGATCGCGGCACGGGCGCGGCGCCCGCTCCTCGCGCTGTCGTTCCCGCTCGCCTACCTCGGGAGCAAGCTCCTCACACAGACCGCGTGGGCTCTGTGGAGCCGGTCGCGGCCGGACTTCGTCGCTGACGGCGTGGCCTCGATGGGGCTGCACTCGTACCCGTCGGGCCACGTCGTCAGCGTGCTCGGGGCGTACGGCCTGCTCGCGTACCTCTGGAGCGAGCGGTCGGAGAGCACGGTCGAGCGGGGAGTCGCCGTGCTCCTCGTGCTCGCCCTCGCGAGCGTCGTGGGCCTCGCGCGGCTGCGGCTCGGGGCGCACTGGCCGAGCGACGTGCTCGCCGCGTTCGTACTCGGGAGCGTGTGGGCCGTGGTGCTCGTCGTCGCGCTCCGCCGGGGCGAAGCCGCCCCCTCGCCTCAACCGGAATAA
- the dnaB gene encoding replicative DNA helicase: MAEQDGPQQRPIRIEEGGTFPLSKFTSQRSGGRSRANVVALHEQAGRVPPQAVDVEQSVLGAMLIEREAIPKAIEILPSEAFYDGRHQRIYQAILGLFERGNPVDLITLTEELKRRGDFENIGGYYLSELTTRVASAANVEYHARIIAEKSLLRQMIETMTTTVGEAYDPGTDAFDLLDRAERDIFQISESQLRKGSRSMSEVVMETFKQLEALSHRDGGITGVPSGFHALDDMTGGWQKSDLIIIAARPSMGKCLGKGTRVMMFDGTMQAVENVQAGDLLMGDDSTPRRVLSVARGREMMYWVRQKHGMDYRVNESHVLSLKKSRSEGREPRGSVTNLSVRDYLARSAKWQNDHKGYKVAIEFAEQPLPVDPYLLGIWLGDGKSDNARIYNTDEEVVAYLYEYAEAQGVGVSVSDTDRPCPAYLITGGRSLAHRETSLQAALRELGVLGDKHIPHAYLANSTTNRLQLLAGLVDSDGHCNKGHGGTYEITQKSERLAQQIKSLCDTLGYRTSLKSKTARCQTGAESTVWRVRFNGDVDAIPVRIDRKKAEPWTDRRDWTVTGVTVEPDVMDDYYGFTLDGNHLFLLEDGTVTHNTAFSLATAMNAATHPQYGVGVAIFSLEMSANQLAQRMLTSEARIDAQKARTGRLTDEDWPLLARAAGRLEAAKIFVDDTPGLGILELRAKCRRLKAEHDIGLVIVDYLQLMHGTKDSRNANREQEIAQISRSLKALAKEIDVPVIALAQLSRAVETRGGDKRPQLSDLRESGSIEQDADVVAFIYRAERYGITQDENGNSTAGLGEIIIGKQRNGPIGNVRLAFVNQYARFENLTTYYGNDPGYAFNASPPPLPGNPGGYGAGYDDYEELPPPGDAPF; encoded by the coding sequence ATGGCCGAACAGGACGGACCCCAGCAGCGCCCCATCCGCATCGAGGAAGGCGGCACGTTCCCCCTCAGCAAGTTCACGAGCCAGCGCAGCGGCGGCCGGAGCCGCGCGAATGTCGTCGCCCTCCACGAGCAGGCGGGGCGCGTCCCGCCCCAGGCCGTCGACGTCGAGCAGTCCGTCCTCGGCGCGATGCTCATCGAGCGCGAGGCGATCCCGAAGGCCATCGAGATCCTGCCTTCCGAGGCGTTCTACGACGGCCGCCACCAGCGGATCTACCAGGCCATCCTCGGCCTCTTCGAGCGCGGCAACCCCGTCGACCTCATCACGCTGACGGAAGAACTCAAGCGGCGCGGCGACTTCGAGAACATCGGCGGCTACTACCTCTCCGAGCTGACGACGCGCGTCGCGAGCGCCGCCAACGTCGAGTACCACGCCCGCATCATCGCCGAGAAGAGCCTGCTCCGGCAGATGATCGAGACGATGACGACGACCGTCGGCGAGGCCTACGACCCCGGCACCGACGCCTTCGACCTGCTCGACCGCGCCGAGCGCGACATCTTCCAGATCTCCGAGAGCCAGCTCCGCAAGGGCTCGCGCTCGATGAGCGAGGTCGTGATGGAGACGTTCAAGCAGCTCGAAGCGCTCAGCCACCGCGACGGCGGCATCACCGGCGTCCCCTCCGGCTTCCACGCGCTCGACGACATGACCGGCGGCTGGCAGAAGTCCGACCTCATCATCATCGCCGCCCGCCCCTCGATGGGGAAGTGCCTCGGCAAGGGCACGCGCGTTATGATGTTCGACGGGACGATGCAGGCGGTCGAGAACGTGCAGGCAGGCGACCTCCTCATGGGCGACGACTCGACCCCGCGCCGCGTGCTCTCGGTCGCACGGGGGCGCGAGATGATGTATTGGGTCCGCCAGAAGCACGGGATGGACTACCGCGTCAACGAGAGCCACGTCCTCTCGCTCAAGAAGAGCCGCAGCGAAGGGCGTGAGCCGCGCGGGAGCGTCACGAATCTCTCCGTCCGCGACTACCTCGCCCGCTCGGCGAAGTGGCAGAACGATCACAAGGGGTACAAAGTCGCCATCGAGTTCGCCGAGCAGCCGCTCCCCGTCGACCCGTACCTCCTTGGCATTTGGCTCGGCGATGGCAAGTCGGATAACGCACGGATCTACAACACGGACGAAGAGGTCGTCGCATACCTGTACGAATACGCCGAGGCGCAGGGCGTCGGTGTCAGCGTGAGCGATACGGACCGGCCCTGCCCCGCGTATCTCATCACGGGTGGGCGCTCGCTCGCACACCGCGAGACCTCGTTGCAGGCCGCGCTGCGCGAACTCGGCGTGCTCGGCGACAAGCACATCCCCCACGCCTACCTCGCCAACTCGACGACGAACCGGCTCCAACTCCTCGCCGGGCTCGTCGACAGCGATGGGCACTGCAACAAGGGCCACGGCGGGACCTACGAGATCACACAAAAGAGCGAGCGGCTCGCCCAGCAGATCAAGTCGCTCTGCGACACGCTCGGCTATCGGACTTCGCTGAAGTCGAAGACGGCGCGATGCCAGACCGGAGCCGAGAGCACCGTGTGGCGCGTCCGCTTCAACGGCGACGTCGATGCGATCCCCGTGCGCATCGACCGGAAGAAGGCCGAGCCGTGGACGGATCGACGGGACTGGACCGTCACCGGTGTCACCGTCGAGCCCGACGTCATGGACGACTATTACGGGTTCACGCTTGACGGCAACCATCTCTTCCTGCTCGAAGATGGGACCGTCACGCACAACACGGCCTTCAGCCTCGCGACGGCGATGAACGCGGCGACGCACCCGCAGTACGGCGTCGGCGTCGCCATCTTCTCGCTCGAGATGAGCGCGAACCAGCTCGCCCAGCGGATGCTCACGTCCGAGGCGCGGATTGACGCGCAGAAGGCGCGGACGGGGCGGCTGACCGACGAGGACTGGCCGCTCCTCGCCCGCGCCGCCGGCCGGCTCGAAGCGGCGAAGATCTTCGTCGACGACACGCCGGGGCTGGGCATCCTCGAACTCCGGGCGAAGTGCCGGCGGCTCAAGGCCGAGCACGACATCGGCCTCGTGATCGTGGACTACCTCCAGCTCATGCACGGCACGAAGGACTCGCGCAACGCCAACCGCGAGCAGGAGATCGCGCAGATCTCGCGCTCGCTCAAGGCGCTCGCGAAGGAGATCGACGTGCCGGTCATTGCCCTCGCCCAGCTCTCGCGCGCCGTGGAGACGCGCGGCGGCGACAAACGCCCCCAGCTCTCCGACCTCCGCGAGTCCGGCTCGATCGAGCAGGACGCCGACGTGGTCGCGTTCATCTACCGCGCCGAGCGCTACGGCATCACCCAAGATGAGAACGGCAACTCCACCGCGGGCCTCGGCGAGATCATCATCGGCAAGCAGCGCAACGGGCCGATCGGGAACGTCCGCCTCGCCTTCGTGAACCAGTACGCCCGCTTCGAGAACCTCACGACGTACTACGGCAACGACCCGGGCTACGCGTTCAACGCCTCGCCGCCACCGCTCCCCGGCAACCCCGGCGGCTACGGCGCGGGCTACGACGACTACGAGGAACTGCCGCCCCCCGGCGACGCGCCCTTCTGA
- a CDS encoding uracil-DNA glycosylase: protein MLELLREARSVLNLQRALAGDWLPSTPSLPDDDRPAAMSPDLFGDLPDPSQDSTLSPYDRVEALIPEGSPLRGMDSLGEVFDWLKGTVLVPIDESRINPVLGTGDPEADLMIVGEAPGADEDKTGEPFVGRAGQLLNKILEAINFEREEVYITNILKSRPPGNRDPQPDEVVAHIPILYKQIALVRPKVILAVGKSAGNGLLGKTSSLASLRGKFNDYYGLPLLVTYHPAALLRNPQWKRPTWEDMKLLRTRYDQLVQA, encoded by the coding sequence GTGCTCGAACTCCTGCGCGAGGCCCGTTCAGTCCTGAACCTCCAGCGCGCACTCGCCGGCGACTGGCTGCCATCGACGCCCTCTCTCCCCGACGACGACCGCCCTGCCGCCATGTCGCCCGACCTCTTCGGCGATCTCCCCGATCCCTCGCAAGACTCCACGCTCTCGCCCTACGACCGCGTCGAAGCCCTCATCCCCGAGGGCTCGCCGCTGCGCGGGATGGACTCGCTCGGCGAGGTCTTCGACTGGCTCAAAGGCACCGTGCTCGTCCCCATCGACGAGAGCCGCATCAACCCCGTCCTCGGCACCGGCGACCCCGAGGCCGATCTGATGATCGTCGGCGAAGCGCCGGGCGCGGACGAGGACAAGACGGGCGAGCCGTTCGTCGGCCGCGCGGGGCAACTCCTCAACAAGATCCTCGAAGCCATCAACTTCGAGCGCGAGGAGGTCTACATCACGAACATCCTCAAGAGCCGCCCGCCCGGCAACCGCGACCCGCAGCCGGACGAGGTCGTGGCGCACATCCCGATCCTCTACAAGCAGATCGCGCTCGTGCGACCGAAGGTGATCCTTGCCGTCGGCAAGAGCGCGGGGAACGGGCTGCTCGGTAAGACCTCGTCGCTGGCCTCGCTGCGCGGCAAGTTCAACGACTACTACGGCCTCCCGCTCCTCGTGACGTACCACCCGGCCGCGCTCCTGCGCAACCCGCAGTGGAAGCGCCCGACGTGGGAGGACATGAAGCTCCTCCGCACCCGCTACGACCAACTCGTTCAGGCCTAA
- a CDS encoding glycosyltransferase, with product MRVCDLTHAYTDTSGGIRTTIDAKRRYILEHTDHEHVLIAPGAHDAVEHGDRTTTIRVAGPVIPGAAPYRFFLRADKLKAALRAVQPDLIELHTFYTSPWAAFSYRNERAERPVAVTAFYHTDLPSAYVQPVAAKLGAAVGERAKRWAEAYVRAVFDRCDRGFAVSDALVGVLERMGVAVPLAAVPLGVDLDTFHPSRRDPALRAKLGVADDDLLLVYAGRMDSEKQVHVLADAVEHVDAALHPRLVLAGQGPHRAALEARAATSPRLTVLPYLEDKAALARLLASADVYVTAGPHETFALSVVEAQASGLPVVGVEAGALVHRVPPSVGRLGPVGDAVAFARNVEDVAARRGALAAAARSHVEARFSWSETFQRLFREYEAALYSTRAIAYAPSTL from the coding sequence ATGAGGGTCTGCGACCTCACGCACGCTTACACCGACACCAGCGGCGGCATCCGTACCACGATCGATGCGAAGCGGCGCTACATCTTGGAGCACACGGACCACGAGCACGTCCTGATCGCGCCCGGCGCGCACGACGCCGTCGAGCACGGCGACCGCACGACGACGATCCGTGTGGCGGGCCCCGTCATCCCCGGCGCCGCGCCGTATCGCTTCTTTCTGCGTGCGGACAAGTTGAAGGCCGCCCTCCGCGCCGTGCAGCCGGACCTCATCGAGTTGCACACGTTTTATACGTCGCCGTGGGCGGCGTTCTCATACAGGAACGAGCGCGCGGAGCGGCCCGTCGCCGTCACCGCGTTCTATCACACCGACCTGCCATCGGCGTACGTGCAGCCCGTCGCGGCGAAGCTCGGCGCGGCGGTCGGCGAGCGGGCGAAGAGGTGGGCCGAGGCCTACGTCCGCGCCGTCTTCGATCGGTGCGACCGCGGCTTCGCCGTCTCCGACGCGCTCGTGGGCGTACTCGAACGGATGGGCGTCGCGGTCCCGCTCGCCGCCGTCCCGCTCGGCGTCGACCTCGACACCTTCCACCCGTCGCGCCGCGACCCCGCGCTGCGGGCCAAGCTGGGCGTGGCGGACGACGACCTGCTGCTCGTCTACGCCGGCCGGATGGATTCCGAAAAGCAAGTCCACGTGCTCGCCGACGCCGTCGAGCACGTGGACGCGGCGCTGCACCCACGGCTCGTGCTGGCCGGGCAAGGCCCCCACCGCGCGGCGCTCGAAGCGCGCGCGGCAACGTCGCCTCGACTGACCGTGCTACCCTACCTCGAAGACAAAGCCGCGCTCGCTCGCCTGCTCGCCTCGGCCGACGTGTACGTCACGGCCGGGCCACACGAAACGTTCGCCCTCTCCGTTGTGGAAGCGCAGGCCTCTGGTTTGCCGGTCGTCGGGGTGGAGGCGGGCGCGCTCGTGCACCGCGTGCCGCCGTCGGTCGGGCGGCTGGGTCCGGTCGGCGATGCGGTGGCGTTCGCACGCAACGTGGAAGACGTGGCGGCGCGGCGCGGCGCGCTCGCGGCAGCAGCGCGGTCCCACGTCGAGGCACGGTTTTCGTGGAGCGAAACGTTCCAGCGTCTCTTCCGGGAATACGAAGCGGCCCTATACTCTACGCGCGCGATAGCGTACGCACCGAGCACGCTATGA